One Saccharopolyspora erythraea NRRL 2338 genomic region harbors:
- a CDS encoding PLP-dependent aminotransferase family protein: MGYPSASHITGRKLAELLGSWSADQRPSSQSLFQYVKQLVLDGRLPPGTRLPAERDLAETLGVSRTLVARTLERLRESGFAESRRGAGSWVTLPGGKCSPTPHGGWYPSASGNEIIDLAQATPTAPPEVGEATDRARLRLVEEITGHGYHPQGHPVLRERIAERYSRRGLPTRPEQILVTNGAQHAFALVLRMLVAPGERVLVEHPTYPNSLEAIRGTNASPVAVPMVPGGWDLELLEATLRQSSPRLAYLIPEFQNPTGALMGEADRARLVAMLRRSHTTAVIDETLVEVDLTGSAPPPPVASFAERNVITIGSASKAFWGGLRLGWLRAPEDVVQRMVVGRAQLDLGCPVLEQLVLAELLADAEAILARRREEWAARRDCLAAALGEHLPDWSFRVPDGGLSLWCDIGAPMGSRLVMAAAEHGVRLAPGSRFAVNGSQESRVRLPYALPEEHLVEAVRRLAKAVSALGEVAAAPALEPQVT; encoded by the coding sequence ATGGGTTACCCGTCGGCAAGTCACATCACCGGGCGCAAGCTCGCTGAGCTGCTCGGATCGTGGAGCGCTGACCAGCGGCCGTCCTCGCAGAGCCTGTTCCAGTACGTGAAACAGCTCGTGCTGGACGGTCGGCTGCCGCCGGGGACCAGGCTGCCCGCCGAGCGCGACCTCGCCGAAACCCTCGGCGTGAGCCGGACGCTCGTCGCACGGACGCTGGAGCGGCTGCGCGAGAGCGGGTTCGCCGAGAGCCGGCGCGGCGCCGGCTCGTGGGTGACCCTGCCGGGCGGCAAGTGCTCCCCGACGCCGCACGGCGGCTGGTACCCGTCGGCGTCCGGCAACGAGATCATCGACCTCGCGCAGGCGACGCCCACGGCGCCTCCGGAGGTCGGCGAGGCCACCGACCGGGCGCGGCTGCGCCTGGTGGAGGAGATCACCGGGCACGGCTACCACCCGCAGGGCCACCCGGTGCTGCGCGAGCGCATCGCGGAGCGCTACAGCAGGCGCGGCCTGCCGACCCGCCCGGAGCAGATCCTGGTGACCAACGGAGCGCAGCACGCCTTCGCCCTCGTGCTGCGGATGCTCGTCGCGCCGGGCGAACGGGTGCTCGTCGAGCACCCCACCTACCCCAACTCGCTCGAAGCGATCCGCGGGACGAACGCCTCGCCGGTCGCGGTCCCGATGGTGCCCGGCGGCTGGGACCTGGAGCTGCTCGAAGCGACGCTGCGCCAGTCCTCGCCACGGCTGGCCTACCTCATCCCGGAATTCCAGAACCCGACGGGCGCGCTCATGGGCGAGGCCGACCGGGCCAGGCTGGTCGCGATGCTGCGCCGCTCCCACACCACCGCCGTGATCGACGAGACGCTGGTGGAGGTGGACCTGACCGGCAGCGCTCCGCCTCCGCCGGTGGCGAGTTTCGCCGAGCGCAACGTGATCACGATCGGCTCGGCGAGCAAGGCGTTCTGGGGAGGGCTGCGGCTGGGATGGCTGCGCGCGCCCGAGGACGTGGTGCAGCGGATGGTCGTCGGCCGGGCACAACTGGACCTGGGATGTCCGGTGCTGGAGCAGCTCGTGCTCGCCGAACTGCTGGCGGATGCCGAAGCGATCCTGGCGCGGCGTCGGGAGGAATGGGCAGCGCGCCGCGACTGCCTCGCCGCCGCGCTCGGCGAGCACTTGCCGGACTGGAGCTTCCGCGTCCCCGACGGTGGCCTGTCGCTGTGGTGCGACATCGGTGCTCCGATGGGCAGCAGGCTGGTGATGGCCGCCGCGGAACACGGGGTGCGGTTGGCGCCGGGCTCGCGGTTCGCGGTCAACGGATCCCAGGAGTCACGGGTCCGGCTGCCGTACGCGCTGCCCGAAGAGCACCTGGTGGAGGCAGTCCGCCGGTTGGCGAAGGCGGTTTCGGCGCTCGGGGAGGTGGCTGCGGCTCCCGCGCTGGAGCCGCAGGTCACCTGA
- a CDS encoding YciI family protein, with product MKFALVIVETEASRQRIRQDRAAHRAAYEQWIGAVAGAGKLVGGEAFETEHSSPVTVRRDADGSHVVTETPFAGESETLGGWFVVDVEDRAEAVELAKALETPETVEVRPLQESA from the coding sequence ATGAAGTTCGCGCTGGTGATCGTCGAGACCGAGGCGTCGCGACAGCGGATCAGGCAGGACCGCGCCGCGCACCGCGCTGCCTACGAGCAGTGGATCGGCGCCGTCGCCGGTGCGGGCAAGCTCGTCGGGGGCGAGGCGTTCGAGACCGAGCACAGCAGTCCGGTCACGGTCCGGCGCGACGCCGACGGCTCGCACGTGGTCACCGAGACGCCGTTCGCCGGCGAGTCGGAAACGCTCGGCGGCTGGTTCGTCGTCGACGTCGAGGACCGCGCGGAGGCGGTCGAGCTGGCCAAGGCGCTGGAGACCCCGGAGACGGTCGAGGTGAGGCCGCTGCAGGAATCGGCCTGA
- a CDS encoding S8 family peptidase, with protein MSLVDQSEAFSAAELRDRWARRGHDLLLHDPEGPAECLVRRGELVAPADAAGAVADRLRRWVDEVRHDAALSVAMFRLRPAEQDRCVDIAREHDGVAANHVHLGSAQMFGAPVIWGTGSEVEDAPPVPAPPDVPWRRRITVGVLDTGLDPHPWFRSRPWFESVPEVLDADDDSGQDRQAGHGTFVSGVVLQHAPGAVIRSRRVLSPLGFTDDVTVAAGLRSLLDERPDVVVLTAGCHTPDDVCPPVLRAEVERFGAAVVVAAAGNHSLSRPFWPAALPSVIAVAATGGDGALADFSNSGPWVDAAAPGVDVVSSYVRLRPKGVRTYGFARWSGTSFAAPRVAAAAAVALDAGCTAASARQEARRRYPFGR; from the coding sequence GTGTCCCTTGTGGATCAGAGCGAAGCTTTCAGCGCCGCTGAGCTCCGGGACCGCTGGGCGCGACGCGGTCATGACCTCCTGCTGCACGACCCCGAGGGACCCGCGGAGTGCCTGGTGCGGCGCGGCGAGCTGGTGGCGCCGGCCGATGCCGCGGGCGCGGTGGCGGACAGGCTGCGCCGCTGGGTCGACGAGGTCCGCCACGATGCCGCGCTCAGCGTGGCCATGTTCCGGCTGCGGCCTGCTGAGCAGGACAGATGCGTCGACATCGCCCGGGAGCACGACGGGGTCGCGGCCAACCACGTGCACCTCGGCTCCGCGCAGATGTTCGGCGCGCCGGTGATCTGGGGCACCGGGTCCGAGGTCGAGGACGCCCCACCGGTTCCCGCCCCTCCCGACGTGCCGTGGCGTCGGCGGATCACCGTCGGCGTGCTCGACACCGGCCTGGACCCGCATCCGTGGTTCCGGTCGCGGCCGTGGTTCGAGAGCGTGCCCGAAGTGCTCGACGCCGACGACGATTCCGGTCAGGACCGCCAGGCCGGGCACGGCACCTTCGTGTCCGGTGTGGTGCTCCAGCACGCACCCGGCGCGGTGATCCGGTCCCGCCGCGTGCTTTCCCCGCTGGGGTTCACCGACGACGTCACGGTCGCCGCGGGTCTGCGCTCGCTGCTGGACGAGCGGCCGGACGTCGTCGTGCTGACCGCCGGCTGCCACACCCCGGACGACGTCTGCCCGCCGGTCCTGCGCGCGGAGGTCGAACGGTTCGGTGCCGCGGTGGTCGTCGCCGCGGCCGGCAACCACTCGCTCTCGCGGCCCTTCTGGCCCGCGGCGCTGCCCTCGGTGATCGCTGTCGCCGCCACGGGTGGGGACGGCGCGCTCGCGGACTTCTCCAACTCCGGGCCGTGGGTGGACGCCGCCGCGCCGGGAGTGGACGTCGTGAGCAGCTACGTCCGGTTGCGGCCGAAGGGCGTGCGCACGTACGGATTCGCGCGCTGGAGCGGGACTTCCTTCGCCGCTCCCAGGGTCGCGGCGGCCGCGGCGGTCGCGCTGGACGCTGGCTGTACGGCGGCGTCGGCCCGGCAGGAGGCGCGGCGGCGTTACCCGTTCGGGCGTTAA
- a CDS encoding YczE/YyaS/YitT family protein, whose protein sequence is MASTAPNVDLSPLRISVQPTSRLIRLVVGLVLYGTSMAFMVRAGLGLGPWDVLHHGLARLIGWTFGAVTALTGAVVLLLWVPLRQRPGIGTVANVVVIAMSVDLALAVTPAPAAFGWQLLMMIGSVVLNGFATALYVGARLGPGPRDGLMTGLHARTGWSVRVVRTGIEITVLAVGWILGGTAGLGTVVYALAIGPVTQFFLPRVVISRKKISGTRDISSTTK, encoded by the coding sequence ATGGCCTCAACCGCACCGAACGTGGACCTGTCTCCGCTGCGCATCAGCGTCCAACCCACCAGCCGTCTGATCCGGCTCGTCGTCGGACTGGTGCTCTACGGGACGAGCATGGCCTTCATGGTCCGAGCCGGACTCGGTCTCGGCCCCTGGGACGTGCTGCACCACGGCCTCGCCCGGCTGATCGGCTGGACCTTCGGTGCGGTCACCGCCCTGACCGGCGCCGTCGTGCTGCTGCTGTGGGTGCCGCTGCGGCAGCGACCCGGCATCGGCACGGTCGCGAACGTCGTCGTCATCGCGATGTCGGTCGACCTGGCACTCGCGGTGACGCCGGCGCCGGCCGCGTTCGGCTGGCAACTGCTGATGATGATCGGCTCCGTCGTGCTCAACGGCTTCGCCACCGCGCTCTACGTCGGGGCGCGCCTGGGACCGGGGCCGCGCGACGGCTTGATGACCGGGCTTCACGCCCGCACGGGTTGGTCGGTGCGCGTGGTGCGAACCGGGATCGAGATCACCGTGCTGGCCGTGGGCTGGATCCTCGGCGGGACCGCCGGCCTCGGCACGGTGGTGTACGCCCTGGCCATCGGGCCGGTCACCCAGTTCTTCCTACCCCGTGTGGTGATCTCGAGAAAAAAGATCTCCGGTACTAGAGACATCTCGAGTACCACGAAGTAA
- a CDS encoding RNA polymerase sigma factor yields the protein MREVREVGGSAALLHSAARGSAQAWEELVDRNGPVVWGVARAYCSNPADAEDVYQATWLLLAENLERLRSPDALSGWLVTTARRESARLARARQREAPTGVDPSLFDVPDHDDGPESKALRSITAARLWQAFGQLSQRCQQLLRVLAVAPETSYAQVSEALGMARGTIGPKRSRCLALLRQRMTSLGGAEEAA from the coding sequence ATGCGCGAGGTCCGGGAAGTCGGTGGCTCGGCGGCACTGCTGCACAGCGCGGCGCGCGGTAGCGCTCAGGCGTGGGAGGAGCTGGTGGACCGCAACGGCCCGGTGGTGTGGGGTGTGGCCAGGGCGTACTGCTCGAACCCCGCCGACGCCGAGGACGTGTACCAGGCCACCTGGTTGCTGCTGGCCGAGAACCTCGAGCGGCTGCGAAGTCCTGACGCCCTCTCGGGGTGGTTGGTGACCACTGCGCGCCGCGAGTCCGCCCGGCTCGCCCGGGCCCGTCAGCGCGAGGCGCCGACGGGTGTGGACCCGTCGCTGTTCGACGTCCCGGACCACGACGACGGACCCGAGAGCAAGGCTCTGCGCTCGATCACCGCCGCACGGTTGTGGCAGGCGTTCGGCCAGCTCTCGCAGCGCTGCCAGCAGTTGTTGCGCGTGCTGGCGGTCGCACCGGAGACCAGCTACGCGCAGGTGAGCGAGGCGCTCGGCATGGCGCGCGGAACCATCGGGCCCAAGCGCAGCAGGTGCCTGGCGCTGCTCCGGCAGCGGATGACCTCGCTCGGCGGAGCGGAGGAGGCGGCGTGA